The following are encoded together in the Notolabrus celidotus isolate fNotCel1 chromosome 9, fNotCel1.pri, whole genome shotgun sequence genome:
- the ptger4a gene encoding prostaglandin E receptor 4 (subtype EP4) a, which produces MNNQSMTGRTMVPTIPSVMFIFGVVGNVIAIVVLCKSRKEQKETTFYTLVCGLAVTDLLGTLLASPVTIATYVKGSWPGEDPLCQYFGFTMLFFSLAGLSIICAMSVERYIAINHAYVYNDYVDQKLAGMTLVGIYISNALFCALPIIGFGQVKKQYPQTWCFLEWRSNKTSDAAYSYMYAGFSSLLTLVTVICNVLVCGALIRMHRLYVRRTSLGTDLGRDVDPRRRGRSFGRLAGAEIQMVILLIGTSVVVLICSIPLVAQVFLNQLYKTPVELRLEKNPDLRAIRFASFNPILDPWIYILLRKAVLLKVIEKIKCLFCKMEARGQQRQGSCHCIDAHQLSSVISNRDSHSLVTHDLREASSNSQTFLYLPEGSEAYTGGCQKANRLSGLRPLSIRHSQASYSSGQGSIEAENREGTNDIRELSALQCPKDSALQVSLSTQTEEEKCI; this is translated from the exons ATGAATAATCAATCAATGACAGGGAGGACGATGGTCCCCACCATCCCGTCTGTTATGTTCATTTTCGGGGTGGTTGGGAATGTCATCGCTATCGTTGTTCTGTGTAAATCTCGCAAAGAGCAGAAAGAAACCACGTTTTACACGCTGGTGTGTGGGCTGGCAGTAACGGACCTACTTGGCACCCTGCTAGCCAGTCCAGTCACCATCGCCACTTATGTGAAAGGATCGTGGCCCGGAGAGGACCCGCTGTGCCAGTACTTTGGATTCACCATGCTCTTCTTCTCACTGGCGGGGCTCAGTATCATCTGTGCCATGTCCGTGGAAAGATACATCGCTATAAACCATGCCTACGTCTACAATGACTATGTGGATCAGAAACTGGCGGGTATGACCCTTGTGGGGATCTACATCTCCAACGCGCTCTTCTGCGCCCTGCCGATTATCGGCTTTGGACAGGTGAAGAAACAATACCCACAAACTTGGTGCTTTCTAGAATGGAGGAGCAACAAGACCAGCGACGCAGCATACTCGTACATGTATGCGGGTTTCAGCTCTCTTCTTACTCTAGTGACTGTTATCTGTAACGTGCTGGTGTGCGGAGCTTTGATTCGGATGCACAGGCTTTACGTGCGCAGGACCTCGCTGGGAACCGACCTGGGGCGCGACGTGGACCCGCGAAGGAGAGGACGCAGCTTCGGGCGTCTGGCTGGTGCAGAGATCCAGATGGTCATTCTGCTCATAGGCACGTCAGTAGTGGTGCTCATCTGCTCCATTCCACTTGTT GCTCAAGTGTTTTTGAATCAGCTGTATAAGACTCCAGTGGAGCTACGGTTGGAGAAAAATCCTGATCTTCGAGCGATACGCTTTGCCTCCTTCAACCCAATCCTTGACCCCTGGATCTACATCCTGCTCCGCAAGGCTGTGCTCCTCAAAGTCATTGAgaaaatcaaatgtttattttgcaaGATGGAAGCACGGGGGCAACAGAGACAGGGAAGCTGCCACTGCATAGACGCCCATCAACTTTCCTCGGTAATCTCTAACCGGGACTCACACTCTCTAGTCACCCATGACCTGCGAGAAGCCTCCAGCAACTCCCAGACCTTCCTCTACCTGCCAGAGGGAAGCGAGGCATACACTGGAGGCTGTCAGAAAGCAAACAGACTCTCTGGGCTAAGACCTTTATCAATCAGACACTCACAAGCTTCTTATTCATCTGGGCAGGGCAGCATTGAGGCTGAAAACAGAGAAGGGACAAATGACATCAGAGAACTTTCAGCCCTGCAGTGCCCAAAAGATTCAGCTCTGCAGGTGTCGTTGAGCActcagacagaggaagagaaatgcATCTAA